A single Phytohabitans houttuyneae DNA region contains:
- a CDS encoding ATP-binding protein, with translation MAVTAEISAREAEVLALLGDHLSNAEIGAKLYISVRTVESHVSSLLRKLELPDRRALAQRAAELAGADRSQPPPVLPAPLTSFVGRARERAELADLVKVGRQVTALGPGGVGKTRLALAVAADAAGGYPDGVWFVDLVPITDPAMVGAAVAGALGLGEQPGRGMDESVVAALADRHALLVLDNCEQVRDGVAPFLERLLATCPRLTVLATSRARLMVPFERVYPVPSLSLDGEGESDAVALFMDRAAAVGRPPDPALHDHIAAVCGRLDGMALAIELAAARLPTLGLDGLTAALSDPLRMLAGGSRADDRHRSVRAALDWSHALLEPEDRALLRRVSVFVAPFTAAAAAEVAGVDFWVAADGLARLAEQSLLVVAASAGGTEYRALETIRQYGTERLEEAGELDGSRTRHLRWCLARAAELAGGGADWRARFDPVADELRAALAWAAERPERRAEAYHLARDLADLTFTRNLVGESQQRYEQAAALAGDPAEAAPALRRAAAVAGCRMRGDDMYRLHLAAADAARRAGDRAGTAADLATAATNAYRFSGRFVRVPTRQEAVTLIDEARELAGDDPVALAAVALAEAGVLTDAFGAVQGPEENAVPETTARAEKAVALAERVGDPVAASAALDALLGARCWAGDTFAAADTARRRIAVLSSTPDTPAGTHELIDALGIASEASLGAGDLAGARRWARQLADHPLLAEVGHRATSWLLVAGAMAGDAGEVLAVSDRFLDAWRRAGSPARSYLAPAVTGVATVHGLRGDEDARREWQAVLDRLGAAEAHAHGYGAVFDAMLLLHNGQAAEAVERTAPEPAQVWRWVTWIWHHWYVALRAEAAVLAGSPGAGDRATEAAAVVAGNPVAAALVERARALLDGDEDRLLATADAFAAAGSRYQAARTLVLAGGDHATRGAAALTGLGLTS, from the coding sequence GTGGCGGTGACGGCGGAGATCTCGGCGCGTGAGGCGGAGGTGCTCGCGCTGCTCGGCGACCACCTCAGCAATGCCGAGATCGGGGCGAAACTCTACATCTCGGTACGCACCGTCGAAAGCCACGTCTCTTCGCTGCTGCGCAAGCTGGAGCTGCCGGACCGGCGGGCCCTCGCCCAGCGCGCCGCCGAGCTGGCCGGCGCCGACCGCTCCCAGCCGCCGCCGGTGCTGCCGGCGCCGCTGACGTCGTTCGTCGGCCGGGCCCGGGAGCGGGCCGAGCTGGCCGACCTGGTCAAGGTGGGGCGGCAGGTCACCGCGCTCGGACCGGGCGGGGTGGGCAAGACGCGGCTGGCGCTGGCCGTGGCGGCCGACGCCGCGGGCGGGTACCCCGACGGGGTCTGGTTTGTCGATCTTGTTCCGATCACCGACCCGGCCATGGTCGGCGCCGCGGTCGCCGGCGCGCTGGGCCTCGGCGAGCAGCCCGGCCGCGGGATGGACGAGTCGGTGGTCGCCGCGCTGGCCGACCGGCACGCGCTGCTGGTGCTGGACAACTGCGAGCAGGTGCGCGACGGGGTGGCGCCGTTTCTCGAGCGGCTGCTCGCCACCTGTCCCCGGCTGACCGTGCTGGCCACCAGCCGGGCGCGGCTGATGGTGCCGTTCGAGCGGGTGTACCCGGTACCGTCGCTGTCCCTGGACGGCGAGGGCGAGTCGGACGCGGTCGCCCTGTTCATGGACCGGGCGGCCGCCGTGGGCCGGCCCCCGGACCCGGCGCTGCACGACCACATCGCCGCGGTCTGCGGCCGGCTGGACGGGATGGCGCTGGCGATCGAGCTGGCCGCCGCCCGCCTGCCCACGCTCGGGCTGGACGGCCTCACCGCGGCCCTGTCCGACCCGCTGCGGATGCTGGCCGGCGGCTCGCGCGCGGACGACCGCCACCGCTCGGTGCGGGCCGCGCTCGACTGGAGCCACGCGCTGCTGGAGCCGGAGGATCGGGCGCTGCTGCGCCGGGTGTCCGTCTTCGTGGCGCCGTTCACGGCCGCGGCCGCGGCGGAGGTGGCCGGCGTCGACTTCTGGGTGGCCGCGGACGGCCTCGCCCGGCTCGCCGAGCAGAGCCTGCTGGTGGTCGCCGCGAGCGCGGGCGGCACCGAGTACCGGGCGCTGGAGACGATCCGCCAGTACGGGACGGAGCGGCTCGAGGAGGCCGGCGAGCTGGACGGCTCCAGGACCCGGCACCTGCGCTGGTGCCTGGCCCGGGCCGCCGAGCTGGCCGGCGGCGGCGCGGACTGGCGGGCCCGGTTCGACCCGGTGGCGGACGAGCTGCGCGCCGCCCTCGCGTGGGCGGCGGAGCGGCCGGAGCGGCGCGCCGAGGCGTACCACCTGGCCCGCGACCTGGCCGACCTGACCTTCACCCGCAACCTGGTCGGCGAGTCCCAGCAGCGCTACGAGCAGGCGGCCGCGCTCGCCGGCGACCCGGCCGAGGCGGCGCCGGCGCTGCGGCGGGCCGCGGCGGTCGCCGGCTGCCGGATGCGCGGCGACGACATGTACCGCCTCCACCTCGCGGCCGCGGACGCCGCCCGCCGGGCCGGCGACCGTGCCGGCACCGCCGCCGACCTGGCCACGGCCGCCACCAACGCGTACCGGTTCTCCGGCCGGTTCGTGCGGGTCCCGACGCGGCAGGAGGCGGTCACGCTCATCGACGAGGCGCGCGAGCTGGCCGGCGACGACCCGGTCGCCCTGGCCGCCGTGGCGCTGGCCGAGGCCGGCGTCCTGACCGACGCGTTCGGCGCCGTGCAGGGACCGGAGGAAAACGCGGTGCCGGAGACGACCGCCCGCGCCGAGAAGGCCGTCGCGCTGGCCGAGCGCGTGGGCGACCCCGTCGCCGCCTCGGCCGCGCTGGACGCGCTGCTGGGCGCGCGCTGCTGGGCCGGCGACACGTTCGCCGCCGCCGACACGGCGCGGCGCCGGATCGCCGTGCTCTCGTCCACACCGGACACGCCGGCCGGCACCCACGAGCTGATCGACGCGCTCGGCATCGCGTCGGAGGCGAGCCTCGGCGCGGGCGACCTGGCCGGCGCCCGCCGCTGGGCCCGCCAGCTGGCCGACCACCCCCTGCTGGCCGAGGTGGGCCACCGGGCGACGAGCTGGCTGCTGGTGGCCGGCGCGATGGCCGGTGACGCCGGGGAGGTGCTCGCGGTGAGCGACCGGTTCCTCGACGCGTGGCGGCGGGCCGGCAGCCCCGCGCGGTCGTACCTGGCTCCGGCGGTGACCGGCGTCGCGACGGTCCACGGCCTGCGCGGCGACGAGGACGCGCGGCGGGAGTGGCAGGCGGTGCTGGACCGGCTGGGCGCCGCGGAGGCGCACGCCCACGGCTACGGCGCGGTCTTCGACGCGATGTTGCTGCTCCACAATGGACAAGCGGCGGAGGCGGTGGAGCGCACCGCGCCCGAGCCCGCGCAGGTGTGGCGGTGGGTCACCTGGATCTGGCACCACTGGTACGTGGCGCTGCGGGCCGAAGCCGCCGTCCTCGCCGGGAGCCCCGGCGCCGGCGACCGCGCGACCGAAGCCGCGGCCGTCGTGGCCGGCAACCCGGTCGCCGCCGCGCTCGTCGAGCGGGCGCGGGCCCTGCTCGACGGCGACGAGGACCGGCTGCTCGCGACGGCGGACGCGTTCGCGGCGGCGGGCAGCCGTTACCAGGCGGCGCGCACGCTCGTGCTGGCCGGCGGCGACCACGCCACCCGCGGCGCGGCCGCCCTCACCGGCCTCGGCCTCACGTCATGA
- a CDS encoding MFS transporter: protein MGNINGDRRTFFQLLVSTLLVSVINFTVWFAITFYVYLQTRSVFATGVISGIFLALTASTGIWFGSLVDHHRKKTMMQVSTVASLVLYAVAFAVYQLTPKEHFTDPSSVALWTLVLLLMFGVIAGNIRTIALPTMVTLLVEEESRGRANGLVGTTTGVTFLVTSVISGVLVAVGDMFWVLVLALAVLTVAVGHLSLVPVREPAPAAGTTRSSVDLRGTVRVIRGVPGLMALIVFSAFNNLLGGVFMALMDAYGLSLVSVQAWGLLWGVLSTGFIVGGLLVSRTGLGANPVRLLLAVNLLLWTVTLLFPVRSSILLLTAGMYVYMLFVPYAEAAEQTILQKVVPYQRQGRVFGFAQSVEQAASPLTAFLISPVAQFVFIPFMTDGAGARAVGDWFGRGPDRGLALVFMLVGAIGIVATVAALRSRPYRRLSERYAEPEPAAAPPVAAAEEVMT, encoded by the coding sequence ATGGGCAACATCAACGGGGACCGCCGCACGTTCTTCCAGCTGCTGGTCAGCACGCTGCTGGTCTCGGTGATCAACTTCACCGTCTGGTTCGCGATCACCTTCTACGTGTACCTGCAGACCCGCTCGGTGTTCGCCACCGGCGTCATCTCCGGCATCTTCCTCGCGCTCACCGCGTCGACCGGCATCTGGTTCGGCAGCCTGGTCGACCACCACCGCAAGAAGACGATGATGCAGGTGTCCACCGTGGCGTCGCTGGTGCTCTACGCGGTGGCGTTCGCGGTGTACCAGCTCACCCCGAAGGAGCACTTCACCGACCCGTCGAGCGTCGCGCTGTGGACGCTGGTCCTGCTGCTGATGTTCGGCGTGATCGCCGGCAACATCCGCACCATCGCGCTGCCCACGATGGTCACCCTGCTGGTCGAGGAGGAGAGCCGGGGCCGCGCGAACGGCCTGGTCGGCACCACCACCGGCGTCACCTTCCTGGTGACGTCGGTCATCAGTGGCGTGCTGGTGGCGGTCGGCGACATGTTCTGGGTGCTGGTGCTCGCGCTGGCGGTGCTCACCGTCGCGGTCGGCCACCTCTCGCTGGTGCCGGTGCGCGAGCCGGCTCCCGCGGCCGGGACCACCCGGTCCTCCGTGGACCTGCGCGGCACCGTACGGGTGATCCGCGGCGTGCCGGGGCTGATGGCGCTGATCGTGTTCTCCGCGTTCAACAACCTCCTCGGCGGGGTGTTCATGGCGCTGATGGACGCGTACGGGCTGTCGCTCGTCTCGGTGCAGGCGTGGGGCCTGCTCTGGGGTGTGCTGAGCACCGGCTTCATCGTGGGCGGCCTGCTCGTGTCCCGTACCGGCCTCGGCGCCAACCCGGTCCGCCTGCTGCTGGCCGTCAACCTCCTCCTGTGGACGGTCACGCTGCTGTTCCCGGTCCGCTCCTCGATCCTGCTGCTGACCGCCGGCATGTACGTGTACATGCTGTTCGTGCCGTACGCGGAGGCCGCCGAGCAGACCATCCTGCAGAAGGTCGTGCCGTACCAGCGGCAGGGCCGGGTGTTCGGCTTCGCGCAGAGCGTCGAGCAGGCCGCGTCGCCGCTGACCGCGTTCCTGATCTCGCCGGTGGCGCAGTTCGTGTTCATCCCGTTCATGACCGACGGGGCCGGCGCCCGGGCGGTCGGCGACTGGTTCGGCCGGGGCCCCGACCGCGGCCTCGCCCTCGTCTTCATGCTGGTCGGCGCGATCGGCATCGTGGCGACGGTGGCCGCGCTGCGCAGCCGCCCGTACCGCCGGCTCAGCGAGCGCTACGCCGAGCCGGAGCCGGCCGCGGCGCCACCGGTCGCGGCGGCGGAGGAGGTCATGACGTGA
- a CDS encoding class I SAM-dependent methyltransferase — protein sequence MELLERFAADLAATEAAGLTVVGHRLGLYRALAEGPATPESFADRTGCHPRYLTEWLRGQAAGGYVTYEPATGEFSLTAEQAFLLADPDGPNVPAAFLLALGMLRAEPKITEAFRTGAGVGWHEHHEDVFTGCDAFYRPGYVANLVPNWIPALDGVEEKLAAGGRVADIGCGFGASAVLLAKAYPRATVTGSDYHAASIEQARKQAAEAGVGDRVTFEVATAQGFSGTGYDLVTMFDCLHDMGDPLAAARRVFEALAPDGTWLLVEPYASDTVEENFTPLGRGFYSGSTFLCLPNALSQPGGHALGAQAGEAPIRALAEQAGFTQFRRAAQTPFNIVYEIRR from the coding sequence GTGGAGCTTTTGGAGAGGTTCGCGGCCGACCTGGCCGCCACCGAAGCGGCCGGCCTGACCGTCGTCGGGCACCGGCTGGGCCTGTACCGCGCGCTCGCCGAGGGCCCGGCGACGCCGGAGTCGTTCGCCGACCGGACGGGGTGCCATCCGCGGTACCTGACGGAGTGGCTGCGGGGCCAGGCCGCCGGCGGGTACGTCACGTACGAGCCGGCGACGGGTGAGTTCTCGCTCACCGCCGAGCAGGCGTTCCTGCTGGCCGACCCGGACGGGCCGAACGTGCCGGCCGCCTTCCTGCTCGCGCTCGGCATGCTCCGCGCCGAGCCGAAGATCACCGAGGCGTTCCGCACCGGAGCGGGCGTCGGCTGGCACGAGCACCACGAGGACGTGTTCACCGGCTGCGACGCGTTCTACCGGCCGGGCTACGTCGCCAACCTGGTGCCCAACTGGATCCCGGCCCTCGACGGCGTCGAGGAGAAGCTCGCCGCCGGCGGCCGGGTGGCCGACATCGGCTGCGGCTTCGGCGCCTCGGCGGTGCTGCTGGCCAAGGCGTACCCGCGGGCCACCGTCACCGGCTCGGACTACCACGCCGCGTCGATCGAGCAGGCCCGCAAGCAGGCCGCGGAGGCCGGCGTCGGCGACCGGGTGACGTTCGAGGTGGCGACCGCCCAGGGCTTCAGCGGTACCGGTTACGACCTGGTGACGATGTTCGACTGCCTGCACGACATGGGCGACCCCCTCGCGGCCGCACGCCGGGTGTTCGAGGCCCTCGCGCCGGACGGCACGTGGCTGCTCGTCGAGCCGTACGCCTCGGACACCGTGGAGGAGAACTTCACGCCGCTGGGCCGTGGCTTCTACAGCGGATCGACGTTCCTGTGCCTGCCCAACGCGCTGTCCCAGCCGGGCGGGCACGCGCTGGGGGCGCAGGCGGGCGAGGCGCCGATCCGGGCGCTCGCCGAGCAGGCCGGGTTCACCCAGTTCCGGCGCGCGGCGCAGACGCCGTTCAACATCGTGTACGAGATCCGGCGGTAA
- a CDS encoding VOC family protein, translating into MSIKTVLHPVSDLAQAKAVYSALLGIAPQTDGSYYVGFDVEGQHIGLVPGGGPQGMAAPVAYWHVADIEATLAEVTAAGATVKEAAHDVGGGRLVATVTDPDGNVLGLLQDR; encoded by the coding sequence ATGAGCATCAAGACCGTCCTGCACCCCGTGTCCGACCTCGCGCAGGCCAAGGCCGTGTACTCCGCGCTGCTCGGCATCGCGCCGCAGACCGACGGCTCGTACTACGTCGGCTTCGACGTCGAGGGCCAGCACATCGGCCTGGTGCCGGGCGGCGGCCCGCAGGGCATGGCGGCGCCGGTGGCGTACTGGCACGTGGCCGACATCGAGGCCACGCTGGCCGAGGTCACCGCCGCGGGTGCCACCGTCAAGGAGGCCGCGCACGACGTCGGCGGCGGCCGGCTGGTGGCCACCGTCACCGACCCCGACGGCAACGTCCTCGGCCTGCTGCAGGACCGCTGA